The nucleotide sequence CCTCAAActccaaataattttaattcacgCACTTAACAATTCCATTCAAAAACACTGCATTGCTGTCACACCTGTCCCAGACAAGTTCCAGCTGATACTCTTTGCATCATATCCAACACTTAAATTTTGGATAATTTCACTGCAAAGCAAATAATCAAAACAACTGGCCAATTAACATAAAGACTTTTCCCCAAAATAggcattctattaagtgaaaatTACCACTGCTctgccacccccctcccccattcaAATCCtgggaaatgttttcttctggtgGACCTGAGTTAAATCCTTAAAACATGATGGTGAGCTACTAGACCCCCGAGGTCTCTACTTCCAGGATGGCTTACACAAATCTCTGTCTTAGTATGGTTTCTTTTTGCTGAAGACTTCTACTGACTGGGAGCCAATGGTTCAGTTGCCACATCCTCCTAATACACACTTACCTTCCTCCTTCCGCCGGTATCCACAGTCTTCACGCTGATCACAGAATCCCAGAGCATCAATCCTGGAAGGGACTTTAGAGACCAGCCAATCCAagccctcattttacaaatatggaCTCTGGAGACTACAAAGAGGTAGacacttggccaaggtcacacggctCATTAATGCAAGAACTGGACTGGAATTGCTAAACTGGAGATTCATCTCCCTGTGGTGTCATTGTTCTTCCAACCGGTTCTTTTGCTCTCTGCCCTAGTTGGCGGTCCTGCACTCAGGCAGTCCACACCCTCCTGGGATTTGCCCGCAGCCAGCTGGAGTGAACTAACCCAGCTCAGTTGGCCTGGGGCTTTTTACCTGCAGAGGAACAAGTGTCACGTGGCTCTCTTGAAAACATAAACAGTGTGTAGGGATGTTCAAATATCCATCACTGCATGTCTGCCAAGTATGTCATGCTGAGGAGCAAGTAGAGCCAACAAGTCATTTATAATGTCTGggacttttaaattcttttttcctataatttcaGTTTACcctaaaataaaagctttatgCTGCTCCccaaaatcaatttatttaacaacaaacatttacttagGAGACACTGAACAGTTCTCATTTGCTAGGCACTATGCTAGCATCAGAGATACAAAAATGAGAAGATATGATTCCTATCCTTTTATGACAATTTTGCAAAAATTACTTTTAGCCTGAAGAAAACAAGCATCAAGGAAGACCCAAGCTTATACATAAGCTTACATAACCGTGAGGAAGGATGCTAAGACTTATATTTGACACTCTAGACGATATAACTGGGGCCAATGAGTACATGCTATGGAGAGGCAGCTTAGACTCTTAACCAGAAGAGTTGCCTATCTAAAGATGGACAGAACTGCCCAGGAAAATGATGAGCTCCCTGTAACTAGAGATGGCCAAGCAGGAGCAAGGATGTTGGGTCTGGGGGACCAAGCAACAGAGAAGGCTTGGATGGCCTTTTAGGCCATTCTAGACCTGAGATTTTGAGAGACCCTCTAAAGAAAGTGGTTAAAATAAGGTTTTACATATTGAGTAAGGCCTGGCCATTATTCTCCTCAAATgaattctaaatattatataatgagaCGATTGACATGTTTCTTTATACACAATCTGTACAAACAAGGTATAGCAATTTAACTTTCATatgcaacaaaaaatatatattcccacCTTTAAGAAGTTCTATGTCTTTTCTGAGATGAGATGGTGGGTATCTACTCAGTCTTTAATCAGGCAGATATGTCATCCTGAAAATGTCGGGGAcacagtgtggagaatggatACTGGTAGCCTTTGTTTCTTGTGGAGGTTGGAAATGAGTTCAATTCCTACTTTCCCAACAAGTTCTTGACATGTGGTGACAGCAAGCTAACAGTATAGGAGATGGATATGTAATCACTGAATCAATGAaagattctttccttcttttgccttttttcacttgataaatattaattgagcacctattatactATAGGCACTACATTTTTATTGAAAGGCAAGAAACTATACCCAGCTGTATACGCACATTTCTATAACATATATGTGTACCTTTTGTGTAATGGGGATGGGAAAATCAACACTCTAACCTCTTCAGGGAGATGGCTAGAAATTAGTATGTGCTCTCAATACAAACTAAGCCGTTAGTATGTTTTACTTTTCCTGCTGCAAAATAATAAGAACTTCTAGCACAAGAAAGCAAATCtcttctaaaaacaaacaaaatctccCACTCCCTTGTTCGTAGTTCCAAAAAGTGTAGAGATCTGACAACTACAGTCTTGGCCAGAGAGTGCTTTTTTCCTCAGAAAAAAGAGAGTCACTAGGAAAAATTGTGAACTCTGAATTTAAGGTAAGAATTATAATGATTAGGGAAATTTTTAAGTGTGCACAAAGATAGTGTTACAAGGATGTTCCCTGAAGTATTATTTATAcagaaaatatggaaacaactAATGCCCAAAGGAAGAgttttagttaaataaattatggcacatccATATACTGGAATACCATACAGTGATCATTAATGatatttagaataatatttaaagatacaGGAAGATAGTCAATAACacttaatgaaaaattcaaattaaaatagcatatactatatattctatttttataaaaaatacatacataaatggatgtgtagatatatatacacacatacattcatacacatacaaacacatatgagagagagaaaaagctaTATATCTGATAGAAGAAGAAAGGTCAAAAGGATTATCACCAATATGTCCACAGTGATTGTGGAATTATGAgggattattttcctttttggataattctgtattttctaaattttattattataaacatgtACTTTTTGTGAAAAAAGTAAGTTATTAAAAGTATGATGCCAGGCATGGttgctcattcctgtaatcctagaactttgggaggccgaggcaggaggaacgcttgaggccaggagttcgagtccagcctgggcaacatagcaagtaTCCCCCACaaccccccatctctaccaaaaataaacaaattagctgggagtggtagcacacacctgtagtcccagctactcaggaggctgaggcaggaagggcacttgagcctgggagttccaggctgcagtgagctatgattgggccactgcactccagcccgggtaacagagcaagagcctctctccaaaaaaaaaaaagtgtgatacggattttaaataattatattgccataaacaaatgaaatcaaatacattttaaagtttattctttaACTTTGCTTATAATACActaaaattattgaaagaatttttatttaaccaaacaaaaacaagctgtgagaaataagtaactatataaaaatactatgtaGAATTTGGGGTAAATTTCTTTGGGAGACAATTTCCTTTCAACCTAATAAACAAAGccatcaatttttaaattctaaacatTAGCGGacatgaaattcattcattcactcagggGGTACTTACTGAGTTTTCACCATATAGAAGTATTTGTCCTCAGTTTTTTGGAGGATTAAAGAATGAGTGATAgcatttttgcattttccttataCTTGAGGTGCTTATAGTCTCTTTGGCAAGAGATCAAATATTCACAAATCATCCAGACAACAAAGTCCTAAAAATTAGAACAGAGAACAGGGGATTATAGAAGCAAATGCCAGTGAGGTGAAAGTTATCaaaattctttaatattcaaAAGGCCTTCTTTTTTTCACAAGATGGCTCTGAAGGCAAAGAAGGAAGCTCCTGCCCCTCCTAAAGCCGAAGCCAAAGCAAAGGCTTTGAAGGCCAAGAAGGCAGTGCTAAAAGGCGTCCACAGCTCCCCAAAAAAGATCTGTACATCACCCACCTTCCGGCAGCCAAAGACACTGTGGCTCAGGAGGCAGCCCAAATATCCTCGGAAGAGCGCCCCCAGGAGAAACAAGCTTGATCACTATGCCATCATCAAGTTCCCCTTGACCACTGAGTCTGACATGAAAAAGATAGAAGACAACAACACACTTAGTTTTCATTGTGGATGTCAAAGCCAATAAGGACCAGATCAAACAGGCTGTGAAGAAGCTCTATGACATTGACGTGGCCAAGGTCAACACCCTGATCAGGCCTGATGGAGACAAGAAGGCATATGTTCGACTGGCTCCCGATTACGATGCTTTGGACATTGCCAACAAAATTAGGATCATCTAAACCGAGTCCAACTGGctaaatctaaatatatatatcttttcaccttaaaaaaaaaaaaaggtcttctTCCTCAAGATGCCTCTTGCTGGGAAGTAATTTCCAAAACTAAATTATCCTCTCTGCTACGTGAACACTCTGGTTAGCATCTATCACAGAGCAACACTTACTGAGAGTCCAAGTGTCCCTTCTTTGTCCTGACCTTTGTTTCATTCATCTTGGATCCTGAATGAACTTCAAAgtcaagtttattttattaataagaattcCAGGCCATATTCATCTCCTGAAGgaatgaggaagaagaggtgTGGAGCAGAATAATAACACAGTCCAGATTAACTACTGATGGTGGGTGTGGAATTGTGGAAAGAAGGACTGCCCTCAGCCTACTGATGAATAGCAGCCACCCTTACCCCATCCCTCCCAAACTGGGGTTTAACAACACCCCATTCTTCCAATTTTTACCTCTGAGGGGAGGACTGCCAATGAGAATATTCACAGTTGAAGTAACAAAAGCAGCAAGATATGACAGGGAAAGGTGCTAAACTGGGAGCCCAGAGACCTACCGTAGTCCCAGCTAGCTCTGCTCCTAACCAgcttccctctgggcctcagtttcctcatctgccaaatgaAGGGGTTTGAACAATATTCAAAGCCTGTAACTCTGTATAAATTAGGAATGACAAGGTtcctatgattttattttggatttattcCCCAATCATGAGTCATCAGTCACTTTCTGATCCTGTAAATACAAATTCCCCACGGATGGAAATTAAAGCACTTAATTCTCTTATGGGTAGGTTGTACTTGCTGAACGATTGTGTACAGTACTGTCTGAAAAGTTGAGGCAAAGGAAATGGCTCCTTAATCCCTCTTGGGATCTAAATGGAAAACAAGACAGCCTATGACATCAGCTGCCATTTCCTCTGTGATCAGactaaataatacaaatatcaatattaaattatGCGtgcatactttttatttttgcctttcatGGAAAATCACAGTAAATCCATTGCTCTTAGCCTTTAGTTCAAGGTTACATAGGAAGAACAGGAAGGATGAACACAGAATCACAGCATTTTAGAGCTGCAGGCAACTTTAACTATTAGACCCTACCTTCTCATCATTCCATTGAGGGGTCCAGGATGTGAAACAGCTCCACCCAATGTTGACTTCCGGAAGCATGTTCTCTTCAATTTGCCTCACTTAAACCCACTGTAATTGGACAATACCACCATCTACCtgccaaacaaataaataagcacttTTTTTAAAAGCCCCCAAAAAGGAACCTAATTTCTTTTAATGAGTTTCCTCCATTATAAATAGATGAGCCATTTGAGGGGAAGAGAGAGTTCAGCAAAATGAACATTTCTGAGACAGGAACAGTTTACCTTCCCAGACTATATCCAAAACCAATTCCTTGCCCCAAGACATAGCTGCTTCATATTTCTGTCGACTACCTTCCTCTATCTCCATAGGTAGGCAAGCACCAGACCTTTCCAAGAGAATTGTTATGAGAATAATGTTGCTCTTTAACAGGCCAGCCATTTGCCACCACATCACCTGCCAGGTAAAAAGGTGCTGCTTTAATTTAGCACTGGATGGATAAAATTCAAATGCTGAAAACCTGTTCTTTTCACCCAGAAACATGATTTTTGGCTGATTTCTCCCCTCTTTGGTTTCTTATGAATCCAGGCAAGTTACTCAAAAGCatctcagtaaaaaataaattgataattcCATGTGAACTGTTTATCTAAACTCACTCAACTTTAGGGTTCTAAGTTACTAGAGTCACATAGTAAGAACTCATTCCTTCCCAGTCTGTTTTGCCTCACTATTCAGATGGATGAGATATGCCTTATTGTTACATTCTTCCTAtcatagaaaacacacacactggctgttttgatttctgaccACGTTTGATGATACTTTGATAGCCATACACTCCAGACCAGAAAGTCCTAGTACATTCTTCACaggactgttgtgagaattaaataacatGTACCataaatcagcagtccccaacatttttggcaccagggactggtttcatggaaggcaatttttcctcCCATGGGGTGGCGGGAGCTCTGCAGCCAGGTccttaacaggccacagactgcaGTCCTAGATGACACagtttgaattaaaaatacacagattgttttttaaaaatccatagaTTGTTCAAACTGGAAGGGACTTAAAGAGCATCTAATCATATGCCCTTCCTTTACAACTGGAGAAATGTGGTTACAGTGAAATCAGACATTTGTCCCTCATTACATGGCTAGTTAGTGGCAGTGCCAGATCTAGAGGTCCTGTGTCCAGTTTTCCTGTTCAGGTTCTTTCCACAGCCCCTGCTGCTTTCCAACATCAGCATAGGCTTTCTAAACAGTCTAGAAGGGTTGGCTGGAGACTATTCCTTAGAAATCAGCCCCTCCTATTCCAGAGCTGCCTCTGCTTTTCCACTGCATGAATTATAGATGCAAGAGGTTACCAAAGCTTGAATAAACATGGGTTCCCTTTCTCGCCCCAGTGTCTTACATCCTGTCAATCAGGAAGGTGGGTGACAATGCTTATAGTTATTATCAGTTGCGCCAGTAGCAAATTACTATTCTAAATTATCCAAGATCCATTGTTGCTATGTAATGTGCAGTGAAGAAAGAacactgtggttttgattatGTGCACAATTCAGTCATCTGGTTCATGTGTGAGAATTACATATGGCTAGTTGGCGCGTATAACTTGGGGCAGCAGCCTTCTAACCCTGTTTGGATGAGTCTGTGACAGGAAATCTGGTTGCATCAAACTCCTACCTTCTGACTCCAGGGATGTCCCACGCAGGCACTAACTGTTAAAGACTAACAGAGGAGCAGTagggtgcagggaggggaaagagaactCAATTTGACATTATAATTATCTGTGTTAGAACCCTGGTCCAGCGCATCACTAGCAGAATGACTTTAGATTTTAGTGATTCGGTTTCTGAGCCTCcttctcctcatctgtaaaatgttgaTCAGGTTTAAATTCGCTTTATTCATCTGTATCCCTGGGCCAATATAATAATTTGTAAGGATCAGCTAACTCCAGAAATGAGAATACAGCAAAACTatggaaaatgttaaaaactcTGTCTCTGGGGTTCCACAGGCCTAACTAGTTATAAAACcctgctctgccatttactacttgtgtgaccttgggcaagtttcatcaccttcttctttttgttttaacttacctcataaaatttcaaacatactcAAGAAAGATTAGAATAATTAACTAAAATGATGTACTAATCACCAGATTAAGTTGTTTCTCATAGTTTGCTAATATCGTTTCATCACTCTTCCTCaacactttttttcctctgaggTATTTTAAACCACATTTGGCCAAGTTGTTCTAAAGATTtctgtgcttcaattttctcacctaGGAGATGAAGATTATAATATCTAATTCGTGGGATACAATTGTATGGAGTAGTCAATAAAAGTCAGCTATCATTATTTATGGTGGTACCTGTGTGCATAGCGCCCTCCAGGGCATACGAACATTTGGCAGTGCAGCGCTCCGGGCTGGACAGAGATTCTTAACGCGgaggcggggtggggcggggtggcGGGCGGGAACCCGAGGCTGCGTCGCGAAGATTGCGGACGCCCCCTTCAGGCAGCCCTTCTCCAGGTCGGCTCGAGTAGGGGGCGGATTGTCCCTCTCAGGTTTCCGTTGCGGCGCGCGGAAACGAGGGGCGGGAACAGGAAGTGGGGTTGGGCCGAGTTCCGGGCGCGAGGCGGCCGCTGAGCAGAGCAGAGCGCGGCGGCTGAAAGCTGAGGATCTAGAGCCACGATGTTCCGGATCGAGGGCCTCGCGCCGAAGCTGGACCCGGAGGAGATGAAACGGAAGATGCGCGAGGATGTGATCTCCTCCATACGGAACTTCCTCATCTACGTGGCCTTGCTGCGAGTCAGTGAGTATCCTCCTGGGCTGTGACCCTGAAACCAGCAGGGAGCTAGCCAACTCCGCCCACCTCGTTCCAGTCCTGCAGGCCGTTAGGGGCCTTTGAGGAGCCGAGCTGAGCGGCCGCGGGGGAATAAGGGGCGCGCAAGTCGAGAGCCACCGGCGTGTGTGCGATTTGAGGTCTGCAGGTAGGACGTACCGAAGTGCACGTGGTGGCCTGGCGAGCGTGTTTAATCATTCTGGCTCTCCCAACATTAAGTGCGTTTGAATTGGAAGAGCTTCAAGGGTTAATCCCCGGAGCAACTGCCTCGTTTTGCAGACAGAAACAGTACCAGAGTAGGGAAGTGGCTGGCCCAAAGTCATTCACCCATTCAGGGAATGATCTTGACCTAGAATCCAGAACTCGATACCAGGTTCCATTCCTTCAGTGCTTGcttcatttgtgtttctttgtatAGTGAagtaaaaa is from Lemur catta isolate mLemCat1 chromosome 10, mLemCat1.pri, whole genome shotgun sequence and encodes:
- the TOMM5 gene encoding mitochondrial import receptor subunit TOM5 homolog yields the protein MFRIEGLAPKLDPEEMKRKMREDVISSIRNFLIYVALLRVTPFILKKLDSI